A window from Apostichopus japonicus isolate 1M-3 chromosome 2, ASM3797524v1, whole genome shotgun sequence encodes these proteins:
- the LOC139976155 gene encoding bone morphogenetic protein 6-like yields the protein MNVSHIYSFAMGGMVLIILSPCIKSSRRCVGRSQGNSLNPGQLHEQHLQVTKSFFMKHLHRTNKTTSRMNNSSENIELMKSQYKDLWKKKKEEKKFIATEGNRKVYKVQESEFLPRGVSVEQWHQPLQPYSYRYFFNISNRCPQEGTLVTAKLKLDVPVIMTNVTEQSLPGKIRMEAYQITHFFDHKSRNLILLDSKAVNFGRKQTIDFDLYDAVEFWCENPESNFGVEIVIDANQFTSTVSTVHSGPFENDGDMVGLLILETSPRFRRRRRRRSAVTNHQVCNVQSELCCQFPITVTFDDIGLNWIVYPKTYTTYQCAGSCPSDDRLLSLARNDLAVIRSSLHRLNSSLHPAPCCVPTKLSHLDILYTTEDDPPTLEMQELRDFVVEECQCA from the exons ATGAATGTCTCTCATATTTACAGTTTTGCGATGGGCGGTATGGTTTTGATCATTTTATCTCCATGTATCAAATCAAGCAGGAGATGCGTGGGACGTAGTCAAGGGAACAGTTTGAATCCTGGACAACTACATGAGCAACATCTCCAGGTAACGAAAAGTTTCTTCATGAAACATTTGCACAGAACTAATAAAACAACATCAAGGATGAATAATAGTTCGGAAAACATTGAACTTATGAAAAGTCAGTACAAAGATTtatggaagaagaagaaggaggagaagaaatTTATAGCAACGGAAGGAAATAGAAAAGTATACAAAGTACAAGAAAGCG AGTTTCTTCCACGTGGCGTCTCCGTTGAACAGtggcatcaacctctccagccCTACTCGTATCGTTACTTCTTTAATATATCAAACCGTTGCCCTCAAGAAGGAACTTTGGTTACCGCAAAATTAAAACTTGACGTTCCCGTTATCATGACCAATGTAACCGAACAAAGTTTACCGGGGAAGATAAGAATGGAGGCTTATCAAATTACTCACTTCTTTGATCATAAATCTAGAAACTTGATTCTATTAGATTCAAAGGCCGTAAATTTTGGACGAAAGCAAACGATCGACTTTGACTTGTACGATGCGGTTGAATTTTGGTGCGAAAATCCAGAGAGCAACTTCGGAGTTGAAATTGTGATAGACGCAAATCAATTTACAAGTACGGTTTCAACTGTGCACAGCGGCCCATTTGAAAACGACGGCGATATGGTAGGGCTCTTGATTCTAGAAACAAGCCCAAGATTTCGTCGCAGAAGAAGAAGGCGTTCTGCGGTAACGAATCATCAAGTATGCAACGTTCAAAGTGAGTTATGTTGCCAGTTTCCTATAACCGTCACATTCGATGATATCGGTCTTAATTGGATCGTTTACCCGAAGACGTATACCACCTATCAATGTGCCGGTAGCTGCCCGTCCGACGACCGCCTCCTCTCGCTGGCAAGAAATGATCTAGCGGTGATTCGATCCTCTCTACATCGTCTTAATTCGTCCCTGCATCCGGCGCCATGTTGTGTCCCTACGAAACTGTCTCATTTGGACATTTTATACACGACGGAGGATGATCCACCGACCTTAGAGATGCAGGAGTTACGTGACTTTGTCGTTGAGGAATGCCAGTGTGCATAA